Proteins from a single region of Arctopsyche grandis isolate Sample6627 chromosome 1, ASM5162203v2, whole genome shotgun sequence:
- the LOC143917414 gene encoding uncharacterized protein LOC143917414 produces MNVDVYACFIDYEKAFDNVRHNKLIEILSQIGLDKRDIRLIGELYWNQAAVVRIEPLEDIDSGITINGTVINNIRYADDTVLLTTNFNDLQAELDAVRVACGGGVRNITNHVLITKGGASARRSDLYQYLDKAVRPFGFNNCTMELSRSWQT; encoded by the exons ATGAACGTCGACGTATATGCCTGTTTCATAGACTACGAAAAGGCATTCGATAATGTGCGACATAATAAACTAATTGAAATACTATCGCAGATAGGGTTAGACAAAAGAGATATTCGGCTAATTGGTGAACTCTACTGGAATCAGGCGGCTGTAGTACGCATCGAAC CCTTGGAAGACATAGATTCCGGAATTACAATAAATGGCACAGTCATCAATAACATTCGGTACGCGGATGATACTGTACTACTTACCACTAACTTCAACGACTTACAGGCAGAACTGGACGCA GTACGAGTAGCTTGTGGGGGAGGTGTGCGCAATATCACAAATCACGTTTTGATAACAAAAGGAGGAGCCAGCGCCCGCCGCTCGGACTTGTATCAATATTTGGACAAAGCCGTAAGGCCATTTGG ATTTAATAATTGCACGATGGAATTAAGCCGTTCCTGGCAAACTTaa